GGTGGTAAAGACAACGCCGATCCTACTATAGCTGCGGTTGGAGCCATCACACTTGCCTATGTGAGAAATCGCATCTGTGCGCCACGGGATATGAGTGCTGGTGCAGCAACTGCATTCCGGGCAGCAGCAGATAAGGTGTTGGCATCTCTTTATTAGCGATCGCTACCGACAGGTTAAGATCCGATCTCGCATAGTGGTAGTCTGGACAATTTCTAGCTACCACTTTTTTCTGAAAATTAGTTTTGCGTCTCTACTAAAGTTGATTCCGCGCTTTGAGTTGCAGATATTGCTCAACTACCCGATCGGCAATTTGATTTGCTGGCGCATCTAGTACCAATACACCTTTTTGTTTCAATTGAGCAAATGCTACTTGTCTTTGCATTAATAAATCAAGTGCCACTGCACGCGCATAAGCATCTGTAACATTATCTGTAAAAGTGTGTGCCAAATGGTCAACTTGTGGATCTCGCAAAGCAACACAAAATGGTAAATAGCGAGGCGCTAACTTGGAGAGTGCAGCCAGGAGTTCCATAGAGGCGGTGACATCAACTAAGTCAGTAATTACAACTACAAGCGCCCTCCGAGTTTGTCGCTGTAAAACATTTGTTACCGCCCCCAAATAATCAGATTCAAATAATACTGGTTGAATTGGAGTCAGGCGATCGATTAGCTGATTCAAATGATGTTGACCGCGTTCTGGGGGAATCCAGGTGTGCATCTGGCGGTCAAATACACCAACACCCACGCGATCGCCTCGATGTAAGCCCGCCAATGCTAAGGATAAGGTTGCATTCAAACCCCAGTCAAATCGCTGCAAGTTCTGCACCTTTGCAGTCATTAAGCGTCCGCGATCGAGCAAGATTAATAAAGTTTGTTCCTGTTCTGGTTCTAGAACCCTTACCAGTGGCGTTGCATTCCCATAAGCACCAACCCGACGGGCGGTAGCTTTCCAATCAATAAAGCGCAAATCGTCACCAGTGCGATAGTTCCGCAGTTCGGCAAACTCTGTACCAATACCAGTTTTACGAGATTGGCGCATCGATCCTGATGATTGCAATGTCAAACGAATTGTGAGCGATCGCAATCCCACCAAATCAGGATAAACTTTCACTGGCAGACTTTGGGGAATTTGCCAATCGTCCCAAGCTAATCCCCAAATTCCCAACTGTCGGACTTGAATATTTCCCCAAGGAAACTCACCGCGCTGTTTTGGGTTGACAGTATATGTCAATTCCTGTGTGGTATTACTGGGAATAATAGCTCGGTGTGTGGGTGCTGATATACCAAAACCTGTTGGGTAGTAATCGCAGATTTCAATTAAGGCGTTGGTATTTGGCGATGTTACTTTTAGCATCACCGGATTATCCCGCCCAATGGATAATCGTGAGGGTAATTCGCGGGTAATTTGCACGCGAGAACGCCGCACCTGCAAACCGTCTGCAACCATCAATCCAAGAATTATGGCATTAAATAGCACAATGATGGCGATGGTTACTTTAATGCTGAGAAAAAGGTATAGGATCGGGGCGATCGCTATACCTAAAACCAGCAATAAATAAACTCGTTTGGAAGGAACCATTTTAGAAATTAGGAGAATGACGATTAGTTTAACCTACGTCATCATGGGCAAAGCGATTAAAGAGGAAGTCTAGAGCATAATTACGTAATTGGTAGTATTGTGGATCTTCCATGATGCGGGCGCGATCGCGGGGACGAGAAAAAGGAATTTCCATGACTTCGCCGATTTTCGCGTGTGGGCCATTGGTCATCATTACCAATTTATCTGCTAAAAATAGTGCCTCGTCGATATCATGGGTAATCATCAGCACTGTACAACGGTTATCGCCCCAAATTTTTAACAGTTCTTCTTGTAATTCTTCTTTGGTGATGGCATCTAGCGCCCCAAAAGGTTCATCTAAAATTAAAACTTTCGGACGAATCGCCAAAGCACGCGCGATGGAAACCCGTTGTCTCATCCCACCGGACATTTGCATTGGTTTCTTTTCCATTGCATCAGCCAGTCCCACCATTGCTAGGTGGTCGCGCACGATCGCTCTTTTTTCAGCTTGTGGTTTGTTGGGATAAACGGCGTTAACAGCTAAGTAGATGTTTTCAAAGGCAGTTCGCCAAGGTAACAGGGCATAGTTTTGGAAGACAACCATCCTGTCTGGGCCTGGTTTGGTAATGGGTTCTCCTTCCAGCAACACTTCCCCAGAGGTGGGAAAGTTAAAACCGGATACCATATTTAGTAGTGTCGATTTGCCACAGCCAGAGTGGCCGATGACGCAAATAAACTCGCCCTGTTCGACGTTAAGGTTAACACCGTCGAGTACGGTGAAGGGGCCTTTCTTTGTGGGATAGACTTTGGTAACGTCTTTAATTTCTAGGAAAGGTCTGCGGCTGGTGGTTGCAGTTGCGAATGGTTTTCCTAGTAGGTCTGTAGTTGTTGAGTTGCGGTTTTGCATAGTATTTGGTATTTGGGTATTGGGGACTGGGGACTGGGGATTAGGGATTGGGGACTACTCGCTGCAAGAGGTTTCTTAATGAAGTTCAAAAACTCGTTAACGGAGTTCAGAGGTTCATTAATGGAGTTCAAAGGCTCGTTAACGGAGTTCAAAGGTTCATTAATGGAGTTCAGAGGTTCATTAATGGAGTTCAAAAACTCGTTAACGGAGTTCAGAGGTTCATTAATGGAGTTCAGAGGTTCATTAATGGAGTTCAGAGGTTCATTAATGGAGTTCAGAGGTTCATTAATGGAGTTCAGAGGTTCATTAATGGAGTTCAAGAGATTTTTAACAATTAAAATTATTTAATGTTGTGGGGTGGGCATCTTGCCCGCCCGTAATCAGAGGCGGGCAAGATGCCCACCCCACAAGAAGTAAGATGTCTTACTCCTTCCACTCCCTCTTTCTGTCACGATTTTTTTATGACGCAAGTTTTCTTCTTGGTGCATCAAGAACAACTTCCGCGATAAAAGATCACATTTAATTTTCAAGCTGTTGAGATAAGCGATCGGATCGTCGGCGTTAAAGGGGGTGCCATCGAACAGTTTGATCGGTTGGCGAATATAGCTAATATCCAAACCTAATTCTCGTGCGGCGGTGCTGAAAACACGCACTCGACAAACCCGTTCAACAACTTCTACCCAATTTCTGGGGAAGGGAGTGTCACCCCAACGCGCCAATTGACTCATAATCCAAATTTGTTCGGTGCGACTGGGGCGGTTAATGGCAGATTCAGAATAAAACTGGTGATGAGCATAGTCGCGCAACGGATGATCTAAACTACAGACATTACTATCTGGATCTTCGAGTTGAATGTATTCTAAATCGGTACTAACATAATCCCGCCCTGCTAAAATTTGGCGAATTTCTTGGGCATTGTCGGGATTTGCACAGTACTGGCAAGCTTCTAGCAAAGCTTTGGTCAAAGCAATATGTGTATTCGGATAAGTTTCTGCCCAATCTTCCCGCACACCAAGAACTTTACCGGGGTGTCCCAACCAAACTTCTAAGTCGGTAGCGATGGTAAAGCCAACACCTTCCACAGCCGCGCGGTAGTTCCAAGGTTCACCCACGCAGTAACCATCAATGCTTCCGGCTTTTAGGTCAGCTACCATCTGCGCTGGGGGAATAGTCTTCATGTCCACATCGCAATCCGGGTCAATTCCACCAGCCGCTAGCCAGTAACGCAGTAGTAAGTTGTGCATAGATGCGGGATGCACTACCCCCATTGTGTGCCGTTGTTCGCGGGTGCGAAGCAGGTATCTTTTGAAATCTGATAAGGTTTGCACGCCTTGGTCGTAAAAGTGTTTTGCCAAGGTGATGGCGTTACCGTTGCGAGTCATGGTAAGGGCGGTGACAACGGGCAGAGGTTGATTATTATGTCCTCCCAAAGTTAACCACATCGGCATCCCTGAAGGCATTTGAGCCGCATCCAAATAACCGCCACTTATGCCATCGACGATACCCCGCCAGTTGCTTTCGCGCACGAGGTTAACTTCATCTAAACCATGCTTGGTAAAAAAGCCTTTTTCTTTAGCAACTGCTAAGGGGGCGCAAGCTGTCAGAGGTAAAAAGCCAATTTCTAGATTAACTTTTTCTAATCCATGACGGGCAATGTCAGCAGTTTTCCGCGCCCGAATTTTCTTAATCCGTTTCTGCTGATTGAGGAAGTAAATCATCTCACTCCGCAAGCTGTAGTAGCTGGGATGTTCTACTACTTCCATCCGCTTACGGGGTCTGGGAATATCCACTTCGAGAATGTCACCAATTTTAGATTCGGGGCCGTTGGTTAACATGACGATTCTGTCAGATAACAGCACCGCTTCATCGACATCATGTGTCACCATCACAGCGGTAACTTGATTTTCTTCGCAGATTTGCATGAGTTGTTCTTGCAAATTGCCGCGTGTGAGTGCATCCAATGCACCAAAAGGCTCATCTAGCAAGAGTAATTTGGGACGAATTGCTAAGGCGCGGGCGATCGCAACTCGCTGCTTTTGTCCACCTGATAACATTCCCGGTTGTTTATCAGCATGGGGACGCAAACCCACCATATTTATATGTTTTTCGATAATGGCGTTGCGTTCATCTGCGGGTAAACCCTTCATTACCGAGTCCACGGCGAGGGCAATATTTTCTCTTACCGTCCGCCAAGGTAATAGCGAATAATTTTGGAACACCACCATCCTGTCTGGGCCGGGTTTGGTGATTCTTTGTCCTTCTAGGGTGACAATACCCTCAGTGGGCAAATCCAAACCCGCAATCATATTTAATAAGGTGGATTTGCCGCAACCGGAGTGACCAATAAGAGAGACAAATTCTCCTTTTTTAATTTGGAGATCGATTCCTTTGAGGGCGATATATTTGCCACCACCAGTTAATTCAAAAACTTTTTCAATTTGATCGACAGCTACAAACATAAGATATTCGGTATTTGGTATTTGGTATTGGTCATCTAAAAGAGGCAAAGGGGTGGGGTGCAGGGGACAGAGAGGAAAACTCCTCTCCCTTGCTCCCCTGCTTCTTCCCCATTACCTATTTCTGTTCTGCTGGTAAAATCTTGTTTTGCAGCCAACCCATCGCTTTATCTAAGAGCAACCCAACAACGCCGATATAAACTAGAGCTAAAATTACTTCGCTGACGTTGTTATTTTGATAGGCATCCCAGATAAAGAAGCCGATTCCAACAATACCGGACATGACGATTTCTGCGGCGATAATTGCTAACCAAGCTAGACCGATTGCAATTCTCAAGCCAGTAAATATGTATGGTAATGCCGAAGGTATCAAAATATTAGTGAAATATTCTTTGCGGCTAAGTTGCAGAACTTTGGCGACGTTGTTGTAATCTTGGGGAATTTGGGTAACGCCGACAGCAGTGTTAATTAATATGGGCCAAATTGCAGTAATGAAAATTACGAATAAGGCAGCTGGTTCGTTTTGTCTTAAAGCTGCTAAAGAAATAGGTACCCAAGCTAGGGGTGGTACAGTTCGCAGTAGTTGAAAAATGGGATCTAAAGCTTTGGACATGGTTTTATTGACACCAATCAAAACACCCAAGCCAATACCAACGATTGCAGCTAGGGTATAACTAATGGCAACTCGTTGCAGACTAGCGAGAATCTGCCAAAACAGACCTTTATCAATACCACCTCGGTCATAAAATGGCCAGAAAATCAAAACCCAAGTGTCTTGGATAACTTGTATTGGGCCTGGTAATGTAGCTCCCGGAACCCAAGCGAAGAGTTGCCAGAGAACGAGGAAAATTGAGATGGCGATCGCTGGTGGTATCAGGTCAGGAAATTGCTTTTGCAGACCGGAAATAAAGCTATTATTCAATCTAGGGTTTGCAGGGCGTTTTTGAGCTATTGTCATGATGTTGTATTTTCCGCAAATTTTATTTGTTATTTGTCATAGACGCGATTAATCGCGTCTCTAAAAGTGATGAATCGTGCCTCTAAATACTGACTTTTTTGATTTTCAAACTCTTCAAATATTCTTCTGGCTTTTCGGGGTCAAATTTGATGCCATCAAAAAACTCTTCTACACCACGGGATGTATTTGTAGGAATATCGGCAACGGCAATTCCAGCTTCTTTGGCAGCTTCTTTCCAAATATCTTCACGGTTGACTTTGTTGATAAGTTCTCTAGCCTTAGCAGCATTATTGTCTACGTAATCTTTTGGCAAGAATCCCCAACGCACGTTTTCAACTATGAACCATAAATCATGACTCTTGTATGGATAAGAAACATTTCCTTTTCCATCTTTCCAGTAATAAGCAGCCATTGATTTATCATCAATTTTGCGACCATCACCCATGTCATACTTCCCTTGGTATGGATCAGCCAGTATTTCTGGTGAAGGAAGATTGAAATAATTTCGTCCAGCCAAAATCTGAGCCGCTTCTTTGCGGTTATCAAAATTATCTAGCCATTGTTGGGCTTCCATAATTCCTTTTAAAATTGCTTTGGTAGCCTTGGGAT
The Nostoc punctiforme PCC 73102 genome window above contains:
- a CDS encoding nitrate ABC transporter ATP-binding protein (This model describes the ATP binding subunits of ATP-binding cassette (ABC) transporters for nitrate transport, or for bicarbonate transport, in bacteria and archaea.), encoding MQNRNSTTTDLLGKPFATATTSRRPFLEIKDVTKVYPTKKGPFTVLDGVNLNVEQGEFICVIGHSGCGKSTLLNMVSGFNFPTSGEVLLEGEPITKPGPDRMVVFQNYALLPWRTAFENIYLAVNAVYPNKPQAEKRAIVRDHLAMVGLADAMEKKPMQMSGGMRQRVSIARALAIRPKVLILDEPFGALDAITKEELQEELLKIWGDNRCTVLMITHDIDEALFLADKLVMMTNGPHAKIGEVMEIPFSRPRDRARIMEDPQYYQLRNYALDFLFNRFAHDDVG
- a CDS encoding DUF58 domain-containing protein; this encodes MVPSKRVYLLLVLGIAIAPILYLFLSIKVTIAIIVLFNAIILGLMVADGLQVRRSRVQITRELPSRLSIGRDNPVMLKVTSPNTNALIEICDYYPTGFGISAPTHRAIIPSNTTQELTYTVNPKQRGEFPWGNIQVRQLGIWGLAWDDWQIPQSLPVKVYPDLVGLRSLTIRLTLQSSGSMRQSRKTGIGTEFAELRNYRTGDDLRFIDWKATARRVGAYGNATPLVRVLEPEQEQTLLILLDRGRLMTAKVQNLQRFDWGLNATLSLALAGLHRGDRVGVGVFDRQMHTWIPPERGQHHLNQLIDRLTPIQPVLFESDYLGAVTNVLQRQTRRALVVVITDLVDVTASMELLAALSKLAPRYLPFCVALRDPQVDHLAHTFTDNVTDAYARAVALDLLMQRQVAFAQLKQKGVLVLDAPANQIADRVVEQYLQLKARNQL
- the ntrB gene encoding nitrate ABC transporter permease; protein product: MTIAQKRPANPRLNNSFISGLQKQFPDLIPPAIAISIFLVLWQLFAWVPGATLPGPIQVIQDTWVLIFWPFYDRGGIDKGLFWQILASLQRVAISYTLAAIVGIGLGVLIGVNKTMSKALDPIFQLLRTVPPLAWVPISLAALRQNEPAALFVIFITAIWPILINTAVGVTQIPQDYNNVAKVLQLSRKEYFTNILIPSALPYIFTGLRIAIGLAWLAIIAAEIVMSGIVGIGFFIWDAYQNNNVSEVILALVYIGVVGLLLDKAMGWLQNKILPAEQK